Within the Thermostichus lividus PCC 6715 genome, the region TAGCGGCACAAAATCCACCCCAACCTCCGCCGCCATTGGGGGTAACAGCGGCGCTAGCAGCATGACGGTGGTGGCATTGGGCAGCACCGCACAGATGGGGGTGGTGAGGGCAACAATGCCCAAGAGTAATCGCTTACCTTGTCCTCGGGCTAAAATCACCATTTGCGTGGCAATATAATCAAAAATCTTGGTAGGCTCAAACGCTCGCACCAAGACCATCACGCCAAAAAAAAGGGCAAGGGTGCCATGGCTGCGGCCAATGTAGCTAATGGCCTCTGAGAGGGTCATAATATTCAGAAAAACCAGCAGGATTGCCCCTAAAAAAGCCGCAATGGTGATATTGATCAATTCGGTCATGATCAGGGCGATCACGCCCAAAAAAATGAAACCTGCAACAAGGGGCTGCCAGTGTTGGATAAACATGTTCAATCCTAGCGAATTCAAGGGTTAAGGATTTCGGTCAACGCAGCGAAACCGAACCATGGAACACTGAGCAGTGATAAACAACAGCCAGTCTCCAACTGAGTGCCGACGAAGTTAGCTGACGGGCTAGGATTCAGTGGTATCCTATCTCTGGCGAGAATGCGCCCCTATTCACTGGGTTCTCCGTTCTGAATCTTGAGGTTTCAGATTAGGCAAGCTTTAGATAAATTGCTGCTGAGTTTAGCACAGCCATTTCCGAGGATTCAAGAGAGGATTTTCTATGGTCAAAATTAAGGAGAACATAGCTAGTCTGTTAAGACTGCCACAATTTTGGCAAATGTGTCAAAATGTTTCCTGTGTCAACTAGTGTGCTGCTTACCCTTGCAAACCCCTACCGCGATCGCCCTCGGCAATTTTGATGGTGTCCATCGGGGGCATCAGCACGTCATCCATACCCTTATCGAGGCGGCACCCCCAGAGTGTTACCGCTCGATCATTACTTTTTCCCCCCATCCTCAAGCGTTTTTTACAGGGGAGGAGCGGCTACTGTTGACCCCCGCCGCTGAGAAACGCGCCCTGCTCAGCCAGTATGGCATTGAACAGGTGATTGTTTTACCCTTTACGCAGCAGTTGGCGCAGCTTTCGCCCTTAGAATTTATTGAGCAGATTTTGGTGCAGCAACTCCAGGCCAAGGTGCTCAGTGTTGGCTTTAATTTTGGGTTTGGGCGTGGGCGCTCTGGTACTGCTGAGGATTTGCGAACCCTCTGTGCCGCCTTTGGCATTCCTGTCCATATTGTGCCCCCTTACTGTCATGGTGGCGATCGCGTCAGTAGTTCTGCCATCCGTGCCGCCCTAGCCACCGGGGATGTTGATCTTGCCGCGAGCTATTGGGGCGACCCTATGCACTGACGGGAACTGTGATCTACGGCCACCAACTGGGTCGTCAACTGGGGTTTCCGACCGCTAATTTAGCCGTGCCGACCGATAAACTCTTGCCCCGCCATGGTGTTTATGCCTGCTGGGTCACAGCAGCCATCTTCCCTAGCCCCCAGTTGGGGGTGGTGAATATCGGTGTGCGTCCTACCGTAGATGGCCGAGCCGTGACCACAGAAGTTCATCTCTTGGATTGGTGCGGTAACCTCTACGGCCACGAGCTAACCCTACACCTTGAAGCCTTTATTCGCCCCGAAATGCAGTTTTCAGCCTTAGCGGATCTGCAATCCCAAATTGTGCGGGACTGCTGCGAGGCCGCCACCCATCTACGGCGAGTTAAATCCTATGCGTGATCCCCTACAGCAATTGGTGACCAATCTGGGTCAAGTGATGGTGGGCAAGGAAACTGCTCTTGAATTAGTGCTGGTGGGCTTACTGGCGGCGGGGCACGTGCTGCTCGAAGATGTGCCTGGTGTCGGTAAAACGCTCTTGGCTAAAGCCTTGGCACGCTCCCTTGGCGGTTCCTTTCAGCGCATTCAAGCCACCCCTGATCTCCTGCCAACGGATTTATCGGGCACAAATATCTGGAACCCGAAAACCGCTGAATTTGAATTCCGTCCGGGGCCAGTCTTTTGCAACATTCTGCTGGCGGACGAAATCAACCGGGCTACACCGCGCACGCAGTCGGCCTTACTCGAGGTGATGGAAGAGTACCAAGTCACCATTGACGGGGTCACCTACCCGTTGCCCCAGCCCTTTTTTGTGATTGCCACCCAAAACCCGGTGGAGTACCAAGGTACGTTTCCGCTGCCTGAGGCACAGCTCGATCGCTTTGCCCTCTGTCTGAGCTTGGGGTACCCCACTGAAGAGGAAGAGCTACAAATGCTCCAGCGCCTGCGGGGAGGCTTAGATATAAACCAGCTTAGTCCCTGCTTAAGTCTCAGTGAGATTGAACAGTTGCGCCAGCAGGTTCTGCAGGTACGGGTTGAGCCGGTTGTGCAAAAGTACATTCTTAGCCTTGTCCGCAGCACTCGCCACAGCGATCGCATTACCCTAGGTGTTAGCCCCCGCGGCACCGTTATGCTCCAGCGCACGGCTCAAGCCTTGGCCTTTCTCTGTGATCGGGATTATGTTGTTCCTGATGATGTGAAACGCCTCGCCCCTCACGTTCTGGGACATCGTCTAATTACCACTGCTGGTCGCTCCAATTTAGGAGTTGTTGCCGAGTTACTGGACGCTGTGCCTGTGCCCTAGGAGAAGTGGCAAGAGTGTTCTCGGTGAACATCTCGCAGTCTCTAAAACTGTCATCGTTGTTAAGTAGAGTTAAATAAACGACGAATGTTGCAGTTGGTTTCTGCATCCTTGGCGGCAAAATTTTGAAGGATTTTGAGATCATGAAACCCACCGTACTAATGACGCAAGCGGTTCAACGTCAGGGGGAAATTTGGCATAGTATTCTCAGTAGTCAAAACATCACGGTCATCTGGGAAAGCCTCGATGGTGACATTCTGGGCGTATTAGAGCAAATGGAAACCGCTGGTTTGACCCTGCCCAACTTGCTCTTGTTGGATCTAGGGATGACCGTAACCAATCCCTACCGGTTTTGTCAGGTTGCCCAGTCTCGCTTTCCATCGCTGCCGATTGTGATTACCGTGGGTCAAGAACGCCAAATTAGCAGTGCCGAACGCCGTTGGGCATTACGCCTCGGCGCGACCGATCTACTCCCAGGTATTCAAGAGTCCACCCTGATTGCTACGGCGGTGTCCCACCTCACCCGTATTCTAGAGTTGCTGGATGCGCTGCCCATTCAGCAGGATGCCTTGATGGAGAGTTTGAGTCGCCTCTCAGCCCCCCTGCAATCTCCCCCCCCGCCAGCGCCGTCACCCACGGTCGAACCCGCTGCACCTGAACCGTCCCAAAGTATGCAGCAGTACCGCGGAGTTGGTACTGTTGCAGACACCAGCACCTTACCCAAAGGGGATGAAGATGGTCAGCGTCGCCGCCGTTACCGTGGCTCAAGCTATTAGGAAACTCCTCAGGCCGGATTCGAACCAGCGACCAATCGGTTAACAGCCGACCGCTCTACCACTGAGCTACTGAGGAATATGGACGATTTCTTACTATAGCCTAGCTAGAATCACTTGGCAAGCCCATGGTATGCTAGGGTTGCCACTGGAGGTTCCCTTGGTCTATCGCTACGTCATCTTGAATAAGCCCTACCGGGTCTTATGCCAATTTCAGGATGAACGGGGTCGGCAAACCCTCAAGGACTACGTCCCCATTCCTGATATTTATGCGGTGGGTCGCCTCGACTATGATAGCGAAGGCTTGGTGTTGCTCACGAACGATGGGCGCCTACAACACCGCCTGACTGACCCCCGCTACCGCCATCCCCGGACTTACTGGGTACAGGTGGAAGGGCACCCTACGCCTGAGGCTCTGGAACACCTTCGCCAAGGGGTACTGATTCGAGGCGATCGCACCCTGCCGGCCACTGTTACGGTTCTACCTGAGGCTCCCGCTTTACCGCCACGGACGCCACCGATTCGGTTTCGCCGCTATATTCCTACGGCGTGGCTCAGCATCACCTTACGGGAAGGGCGTAATCGACAGGTGCGGCGCATGACTGCTGCTGTTGGCTTCCCCACGCTTCGTTTGGTGCGGGTTGCTCTTGGTTGCCTTGAACTGAACGATCTTGCACCCGGCTGCTGGCGGCATTTGACCCCCCAAGAGGTGACACACTTGCGACGGTTGTGCTCTTTAGAGCCTGTTCTGTATAAAATTTGTGATTATGACTCATTCCAAAGACCCTCAACAGGCTGATTTTCGGCAGCGGCTGCGCTCAGAAACTCAGGCACCCTATCGCGGGCTACGGCGCGTTTTTTATGGCGTTTTTGCAGCTTCAGGGCTAATGGGCGGCTTCATCCTTAGCTTGAAGTGGCTGGCAGGGACTGCTCCGGCAGATGTGGGCTGGAGTTTGGCTTTGCAGCTAGGGGTTGTTGCCGTGATGGTTGCCCTATGGCGATGGGATCAGCCGCGATCGCCCCAACGCTCTAGTGGCACTGTGCCACCAAAAATCGATCCACCCGATTGATATCAGGGCAGATGTGCACCTGTTGATAGGCACCGGTGGCCGTGGCGATCGCCCGTGCCGACTTCCCCTGCCCCGCCATGAGTTCTATAAAGAGCCACCCCTGGGGCAGCAAATACGCGGGGGCAGCTTGCACAAGGAGGCGCACCGCTGCCAGCCCGTCACTGCCGCCATCAAGGGCAAGGTGGGGCTCGTGGTACTGCACTTCCGGTTGCAGGCGGGCAATCATGGCCGTGGGAATATAGGGGGGGTTACTGATGATACCCTGTACCTGACCTTTGAGAGGGGCGATTGGCTCAAACCAACTCCCTTGGTGGCAGTGAATGCGATCGCCCAACCGGTAGCGCTGAATATTAATTTTTGCTACGGCTAGGGCAGCAGCACTGCGATCAACTGCATGAAGCTGGACTTGTGGCCATAGGCGCGCCAGTCCCAAGGCGATCGCCCCGCTACCGGTACCTAAATCCAGCCAGTGCCCCTGCTGTTGATGAACAGGAACCCAGCGGTCAACCCACTCCAGCAGTTCCTCGGTTTCTGGTCGCGGAATCAAGACACTAGGGGTCACTGTCAATTCCAGATCTCGCCAGTAGGCACATCCCAGAAGGTACTGCAGCGGCACCCGTTGTTGCCAGCGTTGTTGCCAGCGATAACTGAGTTCGGCAAGGGGCAGTCTTAAGGGTAGAGAAGGCTGGCTGCGGTAACTGTGCAGGGTCAGGTCGAGGGGGGTTAACTCACTGAACGCAAGCAAAAAGGTTTTCAATTCAGCTCGACCAGCGGCTTTTTCAGTCTCAGGAATGCACTGGCAGGCCCACTGCCACCACTCCCATAGGTGCTCACCACTAATGGAACATGATTGAGACTTGTTTTCTGAGGATACTCGTATCACAATAGCCCTAGATCATGCTGTGCCTTATATTCACTGTGGCAGATTTTCAGGATCAGCTTCAACGCCTCCAAGAGCAACTGCAAAAGGCGCAGGCGCGAGCCAATGAGCTGCAAAACGCTATGCCAACTGCGGCACCGCCAGAGCCATCACCAGCGGTTGATCTGCCAGAATCGTCTGATTGGGCGGATGAGGTGGCTCGCATTGAGGCTAGGGTACGGGCGCAAACCTCGATCACGGATCTACAACAGCAATTAATTGAGGCCTTGCTGGAAAATCAGCGGTTACATTTGGCGCTGGAGCAGGAGCGTCAACATCATGCCCGCACCCGCCAAAGTCTGATTACTGCCTTGGGCGATGCCCTCGATACCCTCAAGCAACGGCGGCGATCGCCCAAGCCCCCCTAGGAATTGCTCCCAGACCCTATCCTCTGATAAGGCCATAGGGAGATGGTTAGCCCCATCAGGACAATTGCGCCACCGACAACCACCGATAGCGCCGGTACCTCCCCAAATAAGAGCAACGCAAATAAGCTGGCGGCGACGGGTTCTGCCAGCACAAGAAGCGTAACCCACGTGGGAGACAGCCACCGCACCCCCCAATTCAAGCTGGTGTGGCCAACTAGCTGCGGAATGAGTGCCAGCAGGACGATAGCCAGATACAGCGTTCTGGGCCAACCCGTGTAGGGGACCCCTAGCAGCAGTGGCATGGGCAGTAAGAGAATCGCCGCAGTGGAATAGGCAATCAATGCGTAACGGTGGATGTGCAGCCCAGTCGCTTGGGCACGCTGGCTCCACAGGAAGTATAGGCTGACCGCCCAAGCTGCCGCTAATGCTAACGCATTCCCCAGCAGGGGGTGGCTTGCGGCAGCACTGGTGGGTTCGCCCCAGCCAATCAGGGCACTGCCCATCAAGGCTATCCCCATGCCTAGCATCGTCCGGGGTTTTAGGGTTTGCTGCAACCAAACGTAACTGATGAGTGCTGACCAGATGGGGGTTGTGGTGACTAGGGTAGTGGAGGCCGCCACTGACGTGTAACTGAGGGAGGTAAACCAAAGGCTAAAATGAGCCGCCAACGCACCCCCCGCCAGCAATGCGTAGCGCAGGTTGCGATCGCCTAGGTCGGGCCACGGCCAGTAAAACAGTTGTGGGGACAGAAAAATAGCCGCCAAGGACAGCCGTCCCGCTGCCAGCAGCATACTAAAGCCTACGGTGGTGCCAAAGGAGTCAGTGCTCAGCCCTTGGGTGCCCCAGCGCACTAACACCGCTGCCGTAGAAACCGCCAGCACCCCCAAGGCTAGGATGAGGGCAATGCACCAGCGGGGTGGACTACTTGCCGACATTGGGAATGGGGATCGGTGTGTCGCCATCGAGGCCAAAGGCACTGTGAACCGCTTGCAGGGCGCGAACGCCATCGGTGGCCGCCACGACACAACTGACTCGAATTTCTGAGGTGGCAATCATCTGAATGTTGATGCTTTCCTGGGCAAGCGCCGCAAACATTTGGGCGGCAATGCCCGGACGGTGAATCATCCCCACGCCGACAATGCTGACCTTGGCGATCGCCCGATCCACTAACACCTCGGTGTAGCCTAGCTTGGGTTGCAGGTCTTGGAGTAAGGCTTCGGCGCGATCGGCATCTGCTGCTGCCACCGTAAAGGCAATATCCCGACTCATCACCCCTGCGAGGGATCGCGATCGCTGGGATTGAATGATCATGTCCACACTAATCCCCGCATCCGCAAGGCTCTGAAAGATAGCTGCTGCCATCCCAGGGCGATCGGGCACATCGCGAATCGCCAGCCGCGCCTGCTTTGCGTCAAGGGCAACCCCCCGTACCGGCGGTGCTGCCGTCGTCTGTTGGGGGCAGGCAGAGTCAGCCTCCACGCCAAAGGTTTGAGTCAGCACCGCAATGGCACGCCCCGCATCTGCTGCTGCCACCGTGCAACTCACATTCACTTCCGATGTGGAAATCATCTGGAGGTTAATGCCAGCAGCGGCTAAAGCCGAAAACATTTGCGCGGCCACCCCAGGGCGACCAATCATCCCTGCGCCGGTAATACTGACTTTGGCAATATCGCGATCCACAAGAACATCCGTTTCCTGCACCACTTGGTGGGGGTTCAACCGTGGATAAAAGGCCGTGGCCACGGCCTCTGCTTGGTTGAGTGCCGCCTTTTGCACGGTAAAGGCAATATCGTTGGTTTGCCCTTCGTGGATCGATTGAATAATCAAGTCCACATCAAGGTTTTGGCGGGCCAATTCACCAAAGAGCTGGGCGGCCACCCCGGGGCGATCCGCCACCCGTAGCAGCGCCACTTTGGCTTGATCCGTATCCAAGGCCACCCCATCCACCGGCTTGCCTAGTTCTAGGTTTTCAACTGGACGGGGCGATCGCCGGGGTGCAACGACCCGTGTTCCCGGATCGTCACTCCAACTGGAGCGCACAACCAGATCAACGCCGTAATTGCGGGCAATTTCCACCGCCCGTGGATGCAACACCTTTGCCCCTAGGCTCGCCAACTCCAGCATCTCATCGCAGGTAATTTCGGCCATCAGTTGGGCAGTGGGTACCAGCCGTGGATCGGTGGTTAAAATGCCCGGCACATCGGTATAAATCTCGCAACAATCCGCCCGCAGGGCAGCCGCCAAGGCCACAGCCGACGTGTCAGAGCCACCGCGACCAAGGGTCGTGACCTCAAAATCTGCATCGGCAGTAATCCCCTGAAAACCTGCCACCACAACTACTTGGCCATCCTTGAGGTGCCGCTCAAGGCGTTGGGTTTCGATGTGCAGAATGCGGGCACGGGTATGGGCGGGTTCAGTGACAATCCCCACCTGTGCCCCCGTCAAGGAAATCGCCGCTTCCCCAAGGGCATGGAGCGCCATGGTCAATAGGGCAATCGAGACCTGCTCGCCCGTTGACAGCAGCATATCCATTTCCCGCTGACTGGGGTGGGGGGTAATGGCTCGCGCCAGTTCCACAAGACTGTCGGTGGTTTTGCCCATCGCGGAGACCACCACCACCACCTGATGCCCCGCTGCCACCGTTGCCTGCACCCGCTGTGCTACGGCTTGGATACGCTCTACACTACCGACGGAGGTGCCGCCGTACTTTTGTACAATGAGTCCCATGCCTGTGCTGAAACAATGCTTTCGCTATCTTAGTCTAGCGATGGGGTCAATGTCCGTTTGGGCAGCGTCACTGGGGCACTGCTCAATCGTTCCTTGACGATGAGCAGATAGAGGCAAGGTATGTTCTGCTGTGCATGAGCTATGCCCAGTCTAATTGCACAATTCTGCCTGAACAAGAGCCATCACTGTTGGCTTAATGCCCCGCTGGGATCGGCATCGCACCTTAGCGATCCTGCGATGTCCTTTTCCTAGCGTTGGGACAGAATACTGGGTCGAATTTTATCCCCGTCTTGAAGCGGGCGACTTGATCGCACCACGTAGCGATCGCCAACCTCTAGCCCCTCTAGAATTTCTACGGTTCCCTGTCGCCGCTGTCCCAGCCGGACATCCCGCTCAACGGCGCGATCGCCCATAACCACAAAAACGGTGCCTTGTCGTGCGGACAGTCGCCCCTCCTCTGCCCCTGCTAAGGCTGACTGGGGAATCAATAGCCGTGGGGGATTGACCGAGCCAAGGGTCACCCGAGCCAACAAGCCACTGCCAAGGCGTTCATCGCCATTATCGATCAGAATTTCCACAGGGGTCAGCCGTGCATCAGCCGCTGGGGAAATACGGCTAATACGACCGTTGTAGGTGCGATTGGGAACCGCATCAAAGGTCAAGGTAGCCTTTTGGCCTAGGGCAAGCCGCCCCAGTTCCTGCTCTGAAACCTCGACAACCAC harbors:
- a CDS encoding AAA family ATPase; this encodes MRDPLQQLVTNLGQVMVGKETALELVLVGLLAAGHVLLEDVPGVGKTLLAKALARSLGGSFQRIQATPDLLPTDLSGTNIWNPKTAEFEFRPGPVFCNILLADEINRATPRTQSALLEVMEEYQVTIDGVTYPLPQPFFVIATQNPVEYQGTFPLPEAQLDRFALCLSLGYPTEEEELQMLQRLRGGLDINQLSPCLSLSEIEQLRQQVLQVRVEPVVQKYILSLVRSTRHSDRITLGVSPRGTVMLQRTAQALAFLCDRDYVVPDDVKRLAPHVLGHRLITTAGRSNLGVVAELLDAVPVP
- a CDS encoding response regulator receiver protein, which encodes MKPTVLMTQAVQRQGEIWHSILSSQNITVIWESLDGDILGVLEQMETAGLTLPNLLLLDLGMTVTNPYRFCQVAQSRFPSLPIVITVGQERQISSAERRWALRLGATDLLPGIQESTLIATAVSHLTRILELLDALPIQQDALMESLSRLSAPLQSPPPPAPSPTVEPAAPEPSQSMQQYRGVGTVADTSTLPKGDEDGQRRRRYRGSSY
- a CDS encoding pseudouridine synthase, coding for MLGLPLEVPLVYRYVILNKPYRVLCQFQDERGRQTLKDYVPIPDIYAVGRLDYDSEGLVLLTNDGRLQHRLTDPRYRHPRTYWVQVEGHPTPEALEHLRQGVLIRGDRTLPATVTVLPEAPALPPRTPPIRFRRYIPTAWLSITLREGRNRQVRRMTAAVGFPTLRLVRVALGCLELNDLAPGCWRHLTPQEVTHLRRLCSLEPVLYKICDYDSFQRPSTG
- a CDS encoding DUF3493 domain-containing protein; this encodes MTHSKDPQQADFRQRLRSETQAPYRGLRRVFYGVFAASGLMGGFILSLKWLAGTAPADVGWSLALQLGVVAVMVALWRWDQPRSPQRSSGTVPPKIDPPD
- the prmC gene encoding peptide chain release factor N(5)-glutamine methyltransferase: MLAFSELTPLDLTLHSYRSQPSLPLRLPLAELSYRWQQRWQQRVPLQYLLGCAYWRDLELTVTPSVLIPRPETEELLEWVDRWVPVHQQQGHWLDLGTGSGAIALGLARLWPQVQLHAVDRSAAALAVAKINIQRYRLGDRIHCHQGSWFEPIAPLKGQVQGIISNPPYIPTAMIARLQPEVQYHEPHLALDGGSDGLAAVRLLVQAAPAYLLPQGWLFIELMAGQGKSARAIATATGAYQQVHICPDINRVDRFLVAQCH
- a CDS encoding DMT family transporter, which codes for MSASSPPRWCIALILALGVLAVSTAAVLVRWGTQGLSTDSFGTTVGFSMLLAAGRLSLAAIFLSPQLFYWPWPDLGDRNLRYALLAGGALAAHFSLWFTSLSYTSVAASTTLVTTTPIWSALISYVWLQQTLKPRTMLGMGIALMGSALIGWGEPTSAAASHPLLGNALALAAAWAVSLYFLWSQRAQATGLHIHRYALIAYSTAAILLLPMPLLLGVPYTGWPRTLYLAIVLLALIPQLVGHTSLNWGVRWLSPTWVTLLVLAEPVAASLFALLLFGEVPALSVVVGGAIVLMGLTISLWPYQRIGSGSNS
- a CDS encoding aspartate kinase gives rise to the protein MGLIVQKYGGTSVGSVERIQAVAQRVQATVAAGHQVVVVVSAMGKTTDSLVELARAITPHPSQREMDMLLSTGEQVSIALLTMALHALGEAAISLTGAQVGIVTEPAHTRARILHIETQRLERHLKDGQVVVVAGFQGITADADFEVTTLGRGGSDTSAVALAAALRADCCEIYTDVPGILTTDPRLVPTAQLMAEITCDEMLELASLGAKVLHPRAVEIARNYGVDLVVRSSWSDDPGTRVVAPRRSPRPVENLELGKPVDGVALDTDQAKVALLRVADRPGVAAQLFGELARQNLDVDLIIQSIHEGQTNDIAFTVQKAALNQAEAVATAFYPRLNPHQVVQETDVLVDRDIAKVSITGAGMIGRPGVAAQMFSALAAAGINLQMISTSEVNVSCTVAAADAGRAIAVLTQTFGVEADSACPQQTTAAPPVRGVALDAKQARLAIRDVPDRPGMAAAIFQSLADAGISVDMIIQSQRSRSLAGVMSRDIAFTVAAADADRAEALLQDLQPKLGYTEVLVDRAIAKVSIVGVGMIHRPGIAAQMFAALAQESINIQMIATSEIRVSCVVAATDGVRALQAVHSAFGLDGDTPIPIPNVGK